The Candidatus Poribacteria bacterium region GGAAGACACCGGCACTTAGGAGTGAGAATCTAATTATCCCTTATTTATCTCGTTTCCGGTGGTTCCGGTTCCGGCAAGCGATGCACCTCGTTGCCTTCCACATTGGTCCCCAGCATGATCAGTTCACACGGTTCTGTCCCAAAATTTCTAAAGATGTGATACGCGCCAGTCGGCTTAAAAACAGAATCACCTTGTTCGATGGGATACCATTCCCCTTCAATATGAATGTGGCATGAACCGCTTAGCACATAGAACCACTCTTCCTCTTTTGTATGGGTGTGGTATTTCGTATTTGTCCCGCCAGCCGGAATCCGCGTCAGCCGGACTTCAAACTGTTCGGTGCCGTGTTCTTCCCATAGTGGCTTGAAGTCGCCATACTGTTTATCTTCACCGGGAAAGAACTTTGGCTGCCATGGCATCTCGTTGGTTTTTACGATATATTTCATGGAATAGATCCTCATAAGTTATTGATTGTGATTCATATAAAAAGAAAGCAAAGCATCCACGAATTAACGCGAATCTACGCAAATTAAAAAGATAAAAGACGGGCAACCACAAGGGTTGCCCCTACAGCCTTTGGGCGGGGACCCCGCCCCTACGATTGTTGCTGCACGATTTCTTAGCATGAATGTTGATTGTTTCTTATTAGGTTAGTTAAACAGATAGCGTCGGACATCTGTTCAGTCCCTACGAATCTTTCACATCCATTCGGAAAGGTCAACACGCTTACCAGTTTCCGCCGCAATATAAGCCCCATAGCACACAGCGAGAATGTCCCGCCCCAACTCTACCGTGCTTTTGGGCGGTCGTCCGTCAGCGATCGCTTGACAGAAGTCTGTAAGTTCATGCGGGAAACCGTTCATCCAATCCTCATCGGGATTGGTCAGTTGCCAACCGGCGCGGGTCTCCACCTTCTCCCGAATATAGGTATCACCCAAAACGTGATCGCTCGGTGTGTATGTCAACATCCCCGTGTTAGGGTTGATGTTACACTGCACTACAGCTTTGCTTGAATAGACAGTCATGACGTTTTGGATGCCGCCAAGCACAATATCTGAAGCAGTGATCTGGGCGATGGTATCGTCGTCGAACGTAATGATCATCGATCCCCAATCCTCGCAATCCTTCCAACCTTCTCTGATCCATTTCTCATCCTCATTGACGAAACTTTCAATATGGGTCAGGTTTGCGACCTCTGCGACAACGCTTTTCGGTTTGATGGGTTTCCCATATTTCCGCTGCCCTTCGTTGTATTTCAGATAGAGTGTTGCGCCGACGGGATGGCAGCCCTTGTTGTAAAGCGCACCGCCCCCGGAGTATCGCCACTCCTTTGCGTAATCGGAATGCGATCCGCTGTGTGACTCTTCGGCAATGATGCGGAGGATGGTGTTGTCGCTCTGTGCGAGGATGTCGTTTGCCTTCTGTACGCTTGGCGCGTGCACCCAGTTCTCCCCATAGCAGAACGTCACGCCGTTACGTTTAACAGTGTCCACCATTTCGTCGGCTGCCTTTAGTGCTGCTTCAAACATCTTGCGCCGGGAGGTCTCGCGTCCCACAAGTGTCTCCCCACCAGCCCCAAAATAGCCTGTCAAGGGTTTTTCACAGATGATGTGTTTGCCGGCTTTGGCGGCTTGAACGGTTAGCGGATAGTGGAGGTAATTGGGAACGCAGAGATCGACGACAGTTATTTCCTCGTCCGCAAACAGGGCTTCCGCTGTAGGATAAACTGTTTCTAGATTGTGTTCTTGGGCGAAGGCGGTAGCACTCTCTTGGCTCCTCGCAGTGACCCCCTTGATCTGAACGTCCAAGCCGGGAACAAGCCGATAGTTGTGAACGTGGAACGTCGCGGAAAAGCCAGCACCGATCATGCCGATGACAATAGGATTGGTATTCATAGCATTTCTTCTTCCTCACTTGAGTTATTTGACTGCTCCCAAGCATAAATGCTTGGGATTCTTATGATAGACTGACCAATAGCTGTTGCTCTGTGCTTGAACGTTATTGGGATTTAGTGCTATCTTGTGCGTTTTTAACATGGGAGTGTCTTTGTGTTTATCCTTTTCCATATCACTGGAAGGTGGGAAACCCTATCGGGCAATAGGGGGCATATTCCCCCACCGAAAGACACCTCAATTATACCATAGTTTGTAGAAAGAAGCATACAAAATTACCGTGCCAGACCTAACGCTAAAGCATTGGGCTTGTTGCTAGTTAGCCGTTAACAGAAAACTTCATGGTGTTACCCGAATGGCATGGGCTTAAGGATTTCGTTGACCTGATCTGTTCGCCGTGATTTCCACCGTAAGCCTTCAAACGAGTCATCATTCTTCAGTCCTGCGCCTCAGTTCCTCAATTTCCTTCCGCATACGAATCCCTAATGCCCTTTTTCACTAGACTGTTTCTGAATTTAACTGACAGGATATCCCTACTGCTTTACATTCCGTTCTAATGGTTCAAGGTGCAGTTGCCCCTAAGTCTTGATAACGCTCCTGAATCACCTCTGTATTGATTGGAAATGCTTGGACCCGTTTTCTTGTCAATCCTACCATCCGGCACTTCACGTGGACGTTCAACTGTGAAGCAATCTTTATCGAGTGCCTAAACTCTATTGCAGGCATTTCAGGGTCTAGCCAAAATCACATGCCTAAAACTCGCCTGAGTCGCTGAAGCGACTTCTATGAACAATAAGTATTTTGCACACTAATTTTTTTATTTACTTAAACGCCTTTTAATATCTCCCGCTGTAACATTGCCTCAACAATTCGAGCTTTGTAACATGAATTCGGCGCAAGTATACCAAATCCCTGCAATTAACCACAAAGACACAGGGACGGAAGGACAGGCACAAGATCAGCTCCAATAAGGGAAGTCCCAACGAGAAGATAGGGCTGGATTTCTCAATTTGCGATTTGTAATTCTTTCCCGTTCCGTGTCTCCTCGTTCCCTATATTGAACTGATGTTTCATAGTATCACTGTTTCGTCTTGACTTACAAGTTTTCGCATGTTATTATTTAGCATACTAAACAAACAACAAGACCTTTACTCCGTATAATTTCGTTGCATATTCTTTCTTTATAGGAAGGACTTACAATGGCTCTAGATCAAAAAGATATACGGGATGAAGTGCTTATGGCACTCAGATGTATCATGCGGGCAATCGATCTCTATTCGAGTCATCTTGCACGCTACCACGGGTTGACAGCACCTCAACTTATCGTCCTAGGTGAAATTTCACGATCAGGGAAGATAACAGCAGGCCAATTGGCCGAAAACGTCAGCCTTAGCAATGCAACGGTCACCGGAATACTCAACCGGCTTTCAAAGCGCGGCTTGATAGAGCGAAGACGCGCCGATGAGGATAAACGCAGTGTTCTCGTAAAACTCACCGATTTGGGCGAAAGGGCACTTGCGAATGCCCCATCACTACTCCACGACCGTTTCGTGAGGGAATTTGAGAAACTTGAGCATTGGGAACAAACATCATTACTTTCATCCCTTCAAAGAATCGCTTCGATGATGGAGGTGAAAAACCTTGATGCCGCGCCAACGCTTGTCAGCGGGGAAATCTCCGAGGTCACCGAAGATCCCCCTGCCAATCCAGTTCAAGATGATTCAAAGTAAATCCAGAATACGGAGATCAAAATGTCAGTTGTTTATCTTGAAGATGTCGTTAAGATTGTTGGTAACAAATACCTAGCGATTCATATTGCCGGTCTACGTGCGCGCGAACTGAATAAAAAGGAGGCTTCCTTCTTTACTGCGATTTCACCCCGGAAACCGGCGTCAGAAGCCATCGAAGAACTCATTGAGGGAAAAATTGAGTACAATCAACTGGATTCAGACCCGGAAAACCTAGATGATCCGTTTGATGTCAAGGAGAAAGATATACCTGAATGATTGAAGTCAGGATAAATCCGAAGGCGTCAGAGGAAGTCCTTCGCAAACTCCGCCAAACGCATCATTCACAATCTCTCAAAGAATTGCTTTAAGTCGTCTTGACGGCGGTTCAATGAAAAGTATAAAATCCGTGCAGCGAAACGGATATATCAACTGTGGCTCATGTAAAGAAATGGTGCAACAGAAACCGAGTTTTGAAGAAAAAACTCGGTTTATTTTCGCGCTTTACACTCTCTTTTTATATGAACCTCAACTGTAATTCTCTTACCAATATGGTTAAAGTATTAGCAAAGATTGGCACTTCTGAAGCCCTAATCGCTGTTAAAAATGGCAGATCAGTCGTGATATCGTTAGTTCAACGTCAGCCAACAGGTCCTGTTTGTACCAACAATTGATTGGCGGCATAATTAGCAAAGCAATTAGCAAAACATCATCGAGCTGAGAGTACGACTTGGCTCAACAGACTCAAGGAGTACTTCCAGTGAATTTTGAACAATTTTCTTTTGACCGGCGCATTGCCGCCCGCATTAAAGCAGTCAACTACACTACGCCTACCCCGATTCAGCAGCAAGCTATCCCCATGGTGCTCGAAGGGCATGATGTGATGGGTTTAGCCCATACCGGCACGGGTAAAACCGCAGCCTTCATGCTGCCTATTTTACAACGGTTAACCAAGGGCCCGTTCCGTCGCGTGCGTGCCCTCATTATTGCGCCCACACGCGAACTCGCTGAACAGATTTACCAGATGGGTCTTGATCTTGGCAAAAATACCGATGTGAGCAGCGTATCCATTTATGGCGGTGTGAGCAAAGTTTCTCAAGTCTCGCGGCTACGGAGTGGCGCAGAAATTGTTATTGCTTGTCCTGGTCGCCTGCTTGACCTCGTTTACGATGGCGATATCGATCTATCGGGCGTTGAAGTGCTGGTGTTGGACGAAGCGGATCGCATGTGCGATATGGGCTTTCTCCCCGATATTCGCCGCATCCTCAAGCTACTGCCATCCCAACGCCAGACGCTTTTCTTTTCAGCCACAATGCCAGAAGATAGCCGCGAACTGGCAGATAATATTCTCAAAGATCCGGTCGTAGTTCAAATCGGTAAGATTGCTCCGGTGGAGACCGTTTCACACGCGCTCTATCCGGTGCCCGATAGCCTCAAGAAAGATCTTCTGCTGGCAATGTTGGAACAGACACCCACGGGCCGGGTCTTGATCTTTACCCGCACCAAGTATCGCGCCCGTAATCTGGCACGCGACATGGCAAAGGGTGGTTATCACGTAGCAGCACTGCAAGGTAACATGTCGCAGAGTCAGCGGCAGAAAGCGATCAATGGCTTTCGCGATGGGAAATACGACATTCTTGTCGCCACGGACGTTGCTGCGCGCGGCATAGACGTGTCGGAAATATCGCACGTGATCAATTTCGATATCCCCAATACTGTCGATGCCTACACTCACCGGATTGGTCGCACGGGTCGCGCTCACCGGTCTGGTGAAGCATTCACGCTTGCCGGCCGAGCGGATGAGCAGATGATACGAGACATTGAAAAACTGCTGGGGACACGAATTGAACGGCGGCGGTTACCTGATTTTGATTACGGTAGTTTCGTACCGGAAAGCCAGTTCCAGAAAAACCGTTCAAAGCCGCTACGAAAGGCACTATCGCACCACAAGCGAAACCATATTCGCCCCACTAAAGGTAGGAATATCCCGCGCCGCCGCTCGCCTTGATAAAAATTCTATGCGGAATTTGTTCTCGCTAATCAAGAGACCGCTTAAGATGCACACGTTACTTAGACACACTCGGGCGATGCTGACCCTCGCCATCCTTAATAGCCCAGAATGGCGGCAATGTATCTATTCACAACAGACAAAGAAAGGAATATAACTGCAAGTGTCTTTCCCTGAAACTGCGCGTCACGCCGATGAGGCTGATATCATTTATCCCGCAGTCATCCCCTTCGCACTGGTTCATCTTGCCTGTTTTGCGGTCATCTGGACCGGTTTTCAGGCTTCAGACCTTATACTTTGTGGCGTATTGTACGCTATCCGCATGTTTGCCATTACGGGTGGCTATCATCGATATTTTTCACATCGTTCCTTCAAAACCAGCCGTGTCTTCCAATTCTTGCTCGCGTTCGTTGGACAGTCGTCG contains the following coding sequences:
- the rpoZ gene encoding DNA-directed RNA polymerase subunit omega, with product MSVVYLEDVVKIVGNKYLAIHIAGLRARELNKKEASFFTAISPRKPASEAIEELIEGKIEYNQLDSDPENLDDPFDVKEKDIPE
- a CDS encoding DEAD/DEAH box helicase — protein: MNFEQFSFDRRIAARIKAVNYTTPTPIQQQAIPMVLEGHDVMGLAHTGTGKTAAFMLPILQRLTKGPFRRVRALIIAPTRELAEQIYQMGLDLGKNTDVSSVSIYGGVSKVSQVSRLRSGAEIVIACPGRLLDLVYDGDIDLSGVEVLVLDEADRMCDMGFLPDIRRILKLLPSQRQTLFFSATMPEDSRELADNILKDPVVVQIGKIAPVETVSHALYPVPDSLKKDLLLAMLEQTPTGRVLIFTRTKYRARNLARDMAKGGYHVAALQGNMSQSQRQKAINGFRDGKYDILVATDVAARGIDVSEISHVINFDIPNTVDAYTHRIGRTGRAHRSGEAFTLAGRADEQMIRDIEKLLGTRIERRRLPDFDYGSFVPESQFQKNRSKPLRKALSHHKRNHIRPTKGRNIPRRRSP
- a CDS encoding Gfo/Idh/MocA family oxidoreductase; protein product: MNTNPIVIGMIGAGFSATFHVHNYRLVPGLDVQIKGVTARSQESATAFAQEHNLETVYPTAEALFADEEITVVDLCVPNYLHYPLTVQAAKAGKHIICEKPLTGYFGAGGETLVGRETSRRKMFEAALKAADEMVDTVKRNGVTFCYGENWVHAPSVQKANDILAQSDNTILRIIAEESHSGSHSDYAKEWRYSGGGALYNKGCHPVGATLYLKYNEGQRKYGKPIKPKSVVAEVANLTHIESFVNEDEKWIREGWKDCEDWGSMIITFDDDTIAQITASDIVLGGIQNVMTVYSSKAVVQCNINPNTGMLTYTPSDHVLGDTYIREKVETRAGWQLTNPDEDWMNGFPHELTDFCQAIADGRPPKSTVELGRDILAVCYGAYIAAETGKRVDLSEWM
- a CDS encoding MarR family transcriptional regulator translates to MALDQKDIRDEVLMALRCIMRAIDLYSSHLARYHGLTAPQLIVLGEISRSGKITAGQLAENVSLSNATVTGILNRLSKRGLIERRRADEDKRSVLVKLTDLGERALANAPSLLHDRFVREFEKLEHWEQTSLLSSLQRIASMMEVKNLDAAPTLVSGEISEVTEDPPANPVQDDSK
- a CDS encoding cupin domain-containing protein, which codes for MKYIVKTNEMPWQPKFFPGEDKQYGDFKPLWEEHGTEQFEVRLTRIPAGGTNTKYHTHTKEEEWFYVLSGSCHIHIEGEWYPIEQGDSVFKPTGAYHIFRNFGTEPCELIMLGTNVEGNEVHRLPEPEPPETR